A region of Mycolicibacterium brumae DNA encodes the following proteins:
- a CDS encoding RNA polymerase sigma factor produces the protein MAATKAMPATDAATDASAEPVAAVKRAAKAPAKRAAKAPAKKAPAKAAAKAPAKKAPAKKAAGPAAGRAKKATAPAGEADVEVEDDLEIEPTEDLEDAEIELDEELETDDAEDAETPAAGADDDEEEPAEPTEKDKASGDFVWDEEESEALRQARKDAELTASADSVRAYLKQIGKVALLNAEEEVELAKRIEAGLYATQKMAELAEKGEKLPAAARRDMMWICRDGDRAKNHLLEANLRLVVSLAKRYTGRGMAFLDLIQEGNLGLIRAVEKFDYTKGYKFSTYATWWIRQAITRAMADQARTIRIPVHMVEVINKLGRIQRELLQDLGREPTPEELAKEMDITPEKVLEIQQYAREPISLDQTIGDEGDSQLGDFIEDSEAVVAVDAVSFTLLQDQLQSVLETLSEREAGVVRLRFGLTDGQPRTLDEIGQVYGVTRERIRQIESKTMSKLRHPSRSQVLRDYLD, from the coding sequence GTGGCAGCCACCAAAGCAATGCCGGCAACCGACGCCGCCACCGATGCGTCGGCCGAACCGGTAGCCGCCGTCAAGCGCGCCGCCAAGGCTCCGGCCAAGCGCGCGGCGAAGGCCCCGGCGAAGAAGGCTCCGGCCAAGGCCGCCGCGAAGGCCCCGGCGAAGAAAGCCCCGGCCAAGAAGGCCGCCGGTCCCGCGGCCGGCCGCGCGAAGAAGGCCACCGCGCCCGCCGGTGAGGCCGACGTCGAGGTCGAAGACGATCTTGAGATCGAGCCCACCGAGGACCTCGAGGACGCCGAGATCGAACTCGACGAAGAACTCGAGACCGATGACGCCGAAGACGCCGAAACCCCCGCCGCGGGCGCCGACGACGACGAGGAGGAGCCGGCCGAGCCGACGGAGAAGGACAAGGCTTCCGGCGACTTCGTCTGGGACGAAGAGGAGTCCGAGGCGCTGCGTCAGGCCCGCAAGGACGCCGAGCTCACCGCATCCGCGGACTCGGTTCGCGCGTACCTCAAGCAGATCGGCAAGGTCGCGCTGCTCAACGCCGAGGAAGAAGTCGAGCTCGCCAAGCGCATCGAGGCCGGCCTGTACGCCACTCAGAAGATGGCCGAACTCGCCGAGAAGGGCGAGAAGCTGCCCGCCGCGGCCCGCCGCGACATGATGTGGATCTGCCGTGACGGCGACCGCGCCAAGAACCACCTGCTGGAGGCGAACCTGCGCCTGGTGGTGTCGCTGGCCAAGCGCTACACCGGCCGCGGGATGGCGTTCCTGGACCTGATCCAGGAGGGCAACCTCGGCCTGATCCGCGCGGTCGAGAAGTTCGACTACACCAAGGGCTACAAGTTCTCCACCTACGCCACCTGGTGGATCCGCCAGGCCATCACCCGCGCGATGGCCGACCAGGCCCGCACCATCCGCATCCCGGTGCACATGGTCGAGGTCATCAACAAGCTCGGCCGTATCCAGCGCGAGCTGCTCCAGGACCTGGGCCGCGAGCCCACGCCCGAGGAGCTCGCCAAGGAAATGGACATCACGCCGGAGAAGGTGCTGGAGATCCAGCAGTACGCGCGTGAGCCGATCTCGCTGGACCAGACCATCGGCGACGAGGGCGACTCCCAGCTCGGCGACTTCATCGAAGACTCCGAGGCCGTGGTGGCCGTCGACGCGGTGTCCTTCACCCTGCTGCAGGACCAGCTGCAGTCGGTGCTGGAGACGCTCTCGGAACGCGAGGCGGGTGTGGTTCGGCTGCGCTTCGGCCTGACCGACGGCCAGCCGCGCACTCTCGACGAGATCGGCCAGGTCTACGGCGTCACCCGCGAGCGGATCCGCCAGATCGAGTCCAAGACCATGAGCAAGCTGCGTCACCCCAGCCGCTCCCAGGTCCTGCGCGACTACCTCGACTAG
- a CDS encoding methyltransferase, translating to MKTPTPPAAVLSAITGVRGAIQRLHRATVPADVAVVEMAMGAWVTQALYAAVRLGIPDELRDGPLSADEVAARVGADPDATYRLMRLLASESIFTLRDGKFALTRLGRTLRRDDPRSPAAFIAWAGCPVQWEHWGSATHSVRTGETAVKAIRGVEIFDYLETNPETAAIFNNAMTGVSSIAIEAAVPAYDFSDRKKIVDVGGGHGALLAAVLAAAPNASGVLFDLPSVTERAGEAFDAAGVADRATREGGSFFESVPAGGDAYLLKTVIHDWDDEKSVAILRNVRAAIAPDGKVLLFELVLPEGAPAHLGMLLDLEMLVSAGGRERTAAEYSALLRDAGFRLTRVVPTAGPMSIVEAVPV from the coding sequence ATGAAGACACCGACCCCTCCCGCCGCCGTCCTCTCCGCGATCACCGGAGTGCGCGGCGCCATCCAGCGCCTGCACCGCGCGACGGTTCCCGCCGATGTGGCCGTGGTGGAGATGGCGATGGGCGCCTGGGTCACCCAAGCCCTGTACGCCGCGGTGCGGCTCGGCATCCCCGACGAGCTGCGCGACGGCCCGCTGAGCGCCGACGAGGTGGCCGCCCGGGTGGGCGCCGATCCGGACGCCACCTATCGGCTGATGCGGCTGCTGGCCAGCGAATCGATCTTCACGCTGCGCGACGGGAAGTTCGCGCTCACCCGGCTGGGCCGCACCCTGCGCCGCGACGACCCGCGCAGCCCCGCCGCGTTCATCGCCTGGGCCGGTTGCCCAGTGCAGTGGGAGCACTGGGGTTCGGCGACGCACTCCGTGCGGACCGGCGAAACCGCGGTGAAAGCGATCCGCGGCGTCGAGATCTTCGACTACCTCGAGACGAATCCGGAAACCGCGGCGATCTTCAACAACGCGATGACCGGCGTGTCCAGCATCGCCATCGAGGCCGCTGTCCCCGCCTACGACTTCAGCGACCGGAAGAAGATCGTCGACGTCGGCGGCGGACACGGCGCGCTGCTGGCCGCGGTGCTGGCCGCCGCCCCGAATGCCTCCGGCGTGCTGTTCGACCTGCCCAGCGTCACCGAGCGGGCCGGCGAGGCGTTCGACGCCGCCGGGGTGGCAGACCGGGCCACCCGCGAAGGTGGGTCGTTCTTCGAATCCGTGCCCGCCGGCGGCGACGCCTACCTGCTCAAGACCGTCATCCACGACTGGGACGACGAGAAGTCGGTGGCGATTCTGCGCAATGTGCGCGCCGCCATCGCGCCGGACGGCAAGGTGCTGCTGTTCGAGTTGGTGCTGCCCGAGGGCGCCCCCGCGCATCTGGGCATGCTGCTCGACCTGGAGATGCTGGTGTCCGCCGGCGGCAGGGAACGCACCGCCGCCGAGTACTCCGCATTGCTGCGCGACGCCGGCTTCCGGCTGACCCGGGTGGTCCCGACGGCCGGCCCGATGTCCATCGTGGAGGCCGTCCCGGTCTGA
- a CDS encoding DUF7455 domain-containing protein: MAATLTSPELTRADRCDRCGAAARVRAKLPSGAVLLFCQHHANKHEASLIEQAAVLEVSSAAQ, translated from the coding sequence ATGGCCGCAACGCTCACCAGCCCCGAACTCACTCGGGCTGACCGCTGCGATCGCTGCGGCGCCGCTGCCCGGGTTCGCGCGAAGCTTCCGTCGGGCGCCGTGCTGCTGTTCTGCCAGCACCACGCCAACAAGCACGAGGCGAGCCTGATCGAGCAGGCCGCGGTCCTGGAAGTCAGCTCGGCCGCACAGTAG
- a CDS encoding YihY/virulence factor BrkB family protein — MTDPSEPAREAKPLPRRPTKHHLRHIFGRTLAKAWDDSIFSESAGAAFWSVLSLPPLLLGLLGSLSYIAPLFGPDTLPVIQDQIVAASARFFSDSVVAEIIEPTIRDIVANARGEVVSLGFVISLWAGSSAISAFVDSVVEAHDQTPLRHPVRQRFFALGLYVVMLVTLIFSAPFLALGPRTISEHLPDNWDHVLQSTYFPLILLTIVLAVTILYRVSLPEPLPTHRLIFGAVLATLVFMVATVGLRGYLNFIVRTGYTYGALATPIAFLLFAFFLGFAIMLGAELNNAIQEEWPAGPTHANRFRAKLEAKAAQRVAARNGGADGAAADPPVSSS, encoded by the coding sequence ATGACCGACCCGTCCGAGCCTGCGCGCGAAGCCAAGCCGCTGCCGAGGCGGCCCACCAAGCATCACCTTCGGCACATTTTCGGGCGGACCCTGGCCAAGGCCTGGGACGATTCGATCTTCTCCGAGTCGGCCGGGGCGGCGTTCTGGTCGGTGCTGTCGCTGCCACCGCTGCTGTTGGGATTGCTGGGCAGCCTGTCCTACATCGCGCCGTTGTTCGGCCCGGACACCCTGCCGGTCATCCAGGACCAGATCGTCGCCGCGTCCGCGCGGTTCTTCTCCGACAGCGTCGTCGCCGAGATCATCGAGCCGACAATCCGCGACATCGTCGCCAACGCCCGCGGTGAGGTGGTGTCGCTGGGCTTCGTGATTTCCCTGTGGGCGGGTTCCTCGGCCATCTCGGCGTTCGTCGACTCCGTGGTGGAGGCGCACGATCAGACGCCGCTGCGCCACCCGGTGCGGCAACGGTTCTTCGCCCTCGGCCTTTACGTGGTGATGCTGGTGACGCTGATCTTCAGCGCGCCGTTCCTGGCGCTGGGACCGCGGACCATCAGCGAGCATCTGCCGGACAACTGGGATCACGTGCTGCAGTCGACGTACTTCCCGCTGATCCTGCTGACCATCGTGCTGGCGGTGACGATCCTCTACCGGGTGTCGCTGCCGGAGCCGCTGCCCACCCACCGACTGATCTTCGGGGCCGTGCTGGCCACCTTGGTGTTCATGGTCGCAACCGTCGGGTTGCGCGGCTACCTGAACTTCATCGTCCGCACCGGCTACACCTACGGCGCGCTGGCCACCCCGATCGCGTTCCTGCTGTTCGCGTTCTTCCTCGGCTTCGCGATCATGCTGGGCGCCGAACTCAACAACGCCATCCAGGAGGAATGGCCGGCCGGCCCGACGCACGCCAACCGGTTCCGGGCCAAGCTGGAGGCCAAGGCCGCCCAGCGGGTCGCCGCGCGCAACGGCGGCGCCGACGGCGCGGCGGCCGATCCCCCGGTCAGCTCTTCTTGA
- a CDS encoding DUF3039 domain-containing protein: MQTQTIDRPEVDEDVDDGTDDDRPMFFHYVKKDKIAESAVMGTHVVALCGEVFPVTRSPKPGSPVCADCKRIYETLKKS, from the coding sequence ATGCAGACTCAGACGATCGACCGTCCGGAAGTCGACGAAGACGTTGACGACGGGACCGACGACGACCGGCCCATGTTCTTCCACTACGTCAAGAAGGACAAGATCGCCGAAAGCGCCGTGATGGGCACGCATGTCGTGGCGCTGTGCGGCGAGGTGTTTCCGGTGACCCGCTCGCCCAAGCCGGGCTCGCCGGTGTGCGCCGACTGCAAGCGGATCTACGAGACGCTCAAGAAGAGCTGA
- a CDS encoding DUF3099 domain-containing protein: protein MKRGEELGFDDEGRPVLITRAALPYQEEHRARVRKYLTIMAFRIPALIGAAIAYGIWHNGWVSLAIIAVSIPLPWMAVLIANDRPPRRAEEPRRYENAPRQTPLFPSAPRPELEPPIAIEAADPDRDPGSATP, encoded by the coding sequence ATGAAGCGCGGCGAGGAGCTGGGTTTCGATGACGAGGGTCGGCCGGTGCTGATCACCCGGGCGGCGTTGCCGTACCAGGAGGAGCACCGCGCGCGGGTCCGGAAGTACCTGACGATCATGGCCTTCCGCATCCCGGCGCTGATCGGGGCCGCCATCGCCTACGGAATCTGGCACAACGGTTGGGTGTCCCTGGCGATCATCGCCGTGTCCATCCCGCTGCCTTGGATGGCGGTGCTGATCGCCAACGACCGGCCGCCGCGCCGTGCTGAGGAACCCCGCCGATACGAGAACGCCCCGCGCCAGACGCCGCTGTTCCCCTCCGCGCCGCGTCCGGAACTGGAGCCGCCCATCGCGATCGAGGCGGCCGACCCGGACCGGGATCCGGGTTCCGCGACTCCCTGA
- a CDS encoding sigma-70 family RNA polymerase sigma factor — MDGSQGSSHREADMANATTKRIDGDLDAQSPAADLVRVYLNGIGKTALLTAADEVELAKKIEAGLYARHLLDTRKRLGEARKRDLMIVVREGEGARRHLLEANLRLVVSLAKRYTGRGMPLLDLIQEGNLGLIRAMEKFDYAKGFKFSTYATWWIRQAITRGMADQSRTIRLPVHLVEQVNKLARIKREMHQSLGREATDEELAEESGIPVAKIADLLEHSRDPVSLDMPVGADEEAPLGDFIEDSEAMSAENAVIAELLHTDIRHVLTTLDEREQQVIRLRFGLDDGQPRTLDQIGKLFGLSRERVRQIEREVMVKLRHGDRADRLRSYAS, encoded by the coding sequence TTGGACGGGTCACAAGGTTCCAGCCACAGGGAGGCCGACATGGCGAATGCCACCACGAAGCGGATCGACGGCGATCTGGATGCCCAGAGTCCGGCCGCAGACCTCGTCCGGGTGTACCTGAACGGGATCGGCAAAACGGCGCTGCTGACCGCCGCCGACGAGGTGGAGTTGGCCAAGAAGATCGAAGCCGGCCTGTACGCCCGCCATCTGCTCGACACCCGCAAGCGACTCGGCGAGGCCCGCAAGCGGGATCTGATGATCGTCGTGCGCGAGGGCGAAGGGGCCCGGCGCCATCTGCTCGAGGCCAACCTGCGCCTGGTGGTGTCGCTGGCCAAGCGCTACACCGGACGCGGAATGCCGCTGCTGGATCTGATCCAGGAAGGCAACCTCGGGTTGATCCGGGCGATGGAGAAGTTCGACTACGCCAAGGGCTTCAAGTTCTCCACCTACGCCACCTGGTGGATCCGCCAGGCCATCACCCGCGGCATGGCCGACCAGAGCCGCACCATCCGGTTGCCCGTCCATCTGGTCGAGCAGGTCAACAAGCTGGCCCGGATCAAGCGGGAGATGCACCAGAGCCTGGGCCGCGAAGCCACCGACGAGGAACTGGCCGAGGAGTCGGGCATCCCGGTCGCCAAGATCGCCGATCTGCTGGAGCACAGCCGCGACCCGGTGAGCCTGGATATGCCGGTGGGCGCCGACGAGGAGGCGCCGCTGGGCGACTTCATCGAGGACTCCGAGGCGATGTCGGCGGAGAACGCGGTGATCGCCGAGTTGCTGCACACCGATATCCGGCACGTGCTGACCACTCTCGATGAGCGGGAGCAGCAGGTGATCCGGTTGCGGTTCGGCCTTGACGACGGTCAGCCCCGCACCCTCGATCAGATCGGCAAGCTCTTCGGGTTGTCTCGCGAGCGGGTCCGTCAGATCGAGCGCGAGGTGATGGTGAAACTGCGTCACGGCGATCGCGCCGACCGGCTGCGCTCCTACGCCAGCTAA
- a CDS encoding metal-dependent transcriptional regulator: protein MNDLVDTTEMYLRTIYDLEEEGVVPLRARIAERLDQSGPTVSQTVSRMERDGLLHVAGDRHLELTPKGRALAVSVMRKHRLAERLLVDIIGLPWEDVHAEACRWEHVMSDEVERRLITVLDNPTVSPFGNPIPGLAELGVGAPPESTDHLVRLTELPDGPPVAVVVRRLTEHLQVDAALIGKLKDAGVVPNARVSVQLNNHGGVTIVIPGHEDVDLPHDMAHAVKVEKV from the coding sequence TTGAACGACCTGGTCGATACCACCGAAATGTATCTGCGCACGATCTACGACCTCGAGGAAGAGGGCGTGGTGCCGTTGCGCGCCCGAATCGCCGAGCGACTTGACCAAAGCGGTCCGACGGTCAGCCAGACCGTCTCGCGGATGGAGCGCGACGGCCTGCTGCATGTGGCCGGCGACCGGCATCTGGAACTCACCCCCAAGGGTCGCGCGCTGGCGGTTTCGGTGATGCGCAAGCACCGACTCGCCGAGCGGCTGCTGGTCGACATCATCGGCCTGCCGTGGGAGGACGTGCACGCCGAAGCCTGCCGGTGGGAGCACGTGATGAGCGACGAGGTCGAACGCCGCCTGATCACGGTGCTGGACAACCCGACGGTGTCGCCGTTCGGCAACCCGATCCCCGGGCTGGCCGAGCTCGGCGTCGGCGCTCCCCCGGAGTCCACCGACCATCTGGTCCGGCTCACCGAACTGCCCGACGGCCCCCCGGTCGCCGTCGTGGTCCGTCGTCTCACCGAGCACCTGCAGGTCGACGCCGCTCTGATCGGCAAGCTCAAGGACGCCGGCGTAGTGCCGAACGCGCGGGTGAGTGTGCAGCTCAACAACCACGGCGGGGTCACCATCGTGATCCCCGGCCACGAGGACGTCGACCTGCCGCACGATATGGCGCACGCGGTGAAGGTGGAGAAGGTCTAA
- a CDS encoding DUF4192 domain-containing protein, translated as MRNDIRLPKITNPGQLIAAIPAVLGFTPENSLVLVTREGKDLGAFMRVDLDDQVCEKLPDLVDVAAVEGADSVIAVIVDERRGRARTHRRIYDDLDRRLRERGMSVYAGHVVDRIAAGRRWHCADGCGSTGLVADPAASPMAMAAVLDGRRLYQTRAEVEAIVTPIVDERSARFGELVRQAARSARRGPLDPSARTRQEVTAAIAAAEKLGRGEEPEEAQLVLVGQSLTHIAARDILYSLAVSSRASESEDLWVLLARILPTRWRVEALVLLGHSAYCRGDGPLAGIALDAALREDVAHRMAGMLDAALRGGIRPSKIRSMGDVGYRMAAGVGVTLPDWQPRYREAG; from the coding sequence ATGAGAAACGACATTCGCCTCCCCAAGATCACCAACCCGGGCCAGCTCATCGCAGCGATACCCGCCGTCCTCGGCTTCACGCCGGAGAACTCCCTGGTTCTGGTCACCCGCGAGGGCAAGGACCTCGGCGCCTTCATGCGGGTCGACCTCGATGACCAGGTCTGCGAGAAGCTGCCCGACCTCGTCGACGTCGCGGCTGTCGAGGGCGCCGACTCGGTGATCGCGGTCATCGTCGACGAGCGCCGTGGCCGCGCCAGGACGCACCGCCGGATCTACGACGATTTGGATCGCCGCCTGCGGGAGCGAGGCATGTCGGTCTACGCCGGGCACGTGGTGGACCGCATCGCCGCCGGACGGCGCTGGCACTGCGCCGACGGCTGCGGCTCCACCGGCCTGGTCGCCGACCCGGCGGCGTCCCCGATGGCGATGGCCGCGGTGCTCGACGGCCGCCGGCTCTACCAAACCCGCGCCGAGGTGGAGGCCATCGTGACGCCCATCGTCGACGAGCGCAGCGCCCGGTTCGGCGAGCTGGTCCGCCAGGCCGCTCGGTCCGCCCGGCGCGGGCCGCTGGACCCGTCGGCCCGCACCCGCCAGGAGGTGACCGCGGCGATCGCGGCGGCCGAGAAACTGGGCCGCGGCGAGGAACCCGAGGAAGCCCAGTTGGTGCTGGTCGGCCAGTCGCTGACCCACATCGCGGCCCGAGACATCCTGTACTCGCTGGCGGTCAGTTCGCGCGCCTCCGAATCCGAGGACCTCTGGGTGCTGCTGGCCCGGATCCTGCCGACCCGCTGGCGGGTGGAGGCCTTGGTGTTGTTGGGGCACAGCGCCTACTGCCGCGGCGACGGGCCGCTGGCCGGGATCGCGCTGGACGCCGCGCTGCGAGAAGATGTCGCACACCGGATGGCGGGCATGCTCGACGCCGCGCTGCGCGGCGGCATCCGGCCGTCGAAGATCCGGTCGATGGGCGATGTGGGTTATCGGATGGCCGCCGGGGTCGGCGTCACGCTGCCGGACTGGCAGCCGCGCTACCGGGAAGCCGGGTAG
- a CDS encoding proteasome assembly chaperone family protein, with the protein MDDDRPDTSGMYELEFPGPQLLAEDGSGPVLIHALEGFTDAGHATKLAAGHLKAALDSELVASFAIDELLDYRSRRPAMTFKTDRFTDYAEPELSLYALRDSLGTPFLLLTGLEPDLKWERFVAAVRLLSERLGVRRTVGLGSIPMAVPHTRPVTLTAHSNNKDLIADITPWVGEVRVPGSAAGLLEYRMAQHGHEVLGYTAHVPHYLSQSDYPQAAVSLLEQVCKSCGLALPMTELLERATAVNASIAEQVVESEEVAAVVAALEQQYDAFIAAQENRSLLARDDDLPSGDELGAEFERFLAQQTGESFGDDPADGAGAS; encoded by the coding sequence ATGGACGACGATCGCCCGGACACCTCCGGGATGTACGAGCTGGAGTTCCCCGGACCGCAGCTGCTCGCCGAGGATGGCAGCGGACCGGTGCTGATCCACGCCCTGGAGGGCTTCACCGACGCCGGCCACGCCACGAAGCTGGCCGCCGGGCACCTCAAGGCCGCATTGGATTCCGAGCTGGTGGCGTCCTTCGCCATCGACGAACTGCTGGACTACCGTTCGCGGCGACCGGCGATGACGTTCAAGACCGACCGGTTCACCGACTACGCCGAGCCGGAGCTGAGCCTGTACGCCCTGCGCGACAGCCTGGGCACGCCGTTCCTGCTGCTCACCGGTCTGGAGCCGGATCTGAAGTGGGAGCGTTTCGTGGCCGCGGTGCGGCTGCTGTCCGAACGGCTGGGGGTGCGCCGGACCGTCGGGCTCGGCTCGATCCCGATGGCGGTGCCGCACACCCGCCCGGTCACCCTCACCGCGCACTCCAACAACAAGGACCTGATCGCCGACATCACCCCGTGGGTCGGCGAGGTGCGGGTGCCCGGCAGCGCGGCCGGCCTGCTGGAGTACCGGATGGCCCAGCATGGCCATGAGGTGCTCGGCTACACCGCGCACGTGCCGCACTATCTGTCCCAGAGCGACTACCCGCAGGCCGCGGTGAGTCTGCTGGAACAGGTGTGCAAATCCTGCGGTCTCGCGCTGCCGATGACCGAACTGCTCGAGCGGGCGACGGCGGTCAACGCCTCGATCGCCGAACAGGTCGTGGAAAGCGAAGAGGTCGCTGCGGTGGTGGCCGCGCTCGAGCAACAGTACGATGCGTTCATCGCGGCGCAGGAGAACCGGTCACTGCTGGCTCGGGACGACGATCTGCCCAGCGGTGACGAGCTCGGCGCGGAGTTCGAACGTTTCCTGGCACAGCAGACCGGGGAGTCGTTCGGCGACGATCCCGCCGACGGCGCCGGGGCCAGCTAG
- a CDS encoding alpha/beta fold hydrolase, translating to MSENTTHLHAVRELEPRLEFRTIHGYRRAYRICGSGPVLLLIHGIGDNSSTWGPVQAELARHYTVVAPDLLGHGKSDKPRADYSVAAYANGMRDLLGVLDIDRVTVIGHSLGGGVAMQFVYQFPQFVERLILVGAGGVTHDVNIALRAASLPIGAGMLTMLRVPGVVPALHAVGALAGPLLGHTGLGRDLPDTLRILSDLPEPRASSAFTRTLRAVVDWRGQVVTMLDRCYLTESIPVQLIWGRQDSVIPVSHARMAHAAMPGSRLEIFSRSGHFPFHDDPARFIAVVRSFIEETEPSVYDQQQLRQLLRAGADSDDLTGSAATRAAVLDALDHEQRSAT from the coding sequence ATGTCGGAGAACACCACCCACCTGCACGCCGTCCGCGAGCTGGAACCCCGGCTGGAGTTCCGGACCATCCACGGTTACCGCCGGGCCTACCGGATCTGCGGGTCCGGTCCGGTGCTGCTGCTGATCCACGGAATCGGTGACAACTCCTCCACCTGGGGCCCGGTGCAGGCCGAGCTGGCGCGGCACTACACCGTCGTCGCCCCGGACCTGCTCGGGCACGGCAAGTCGGACAAACCGCGCGCCGACTACTCGGTGGCGGCCTACGCCAACGGGATGCGGGATCTGCTCGGGGTGCTCGACATCGACCGGGTCACCGTGATCGGGCATTCGCTCGGGGGCGGTGTGGCCATGCAGTTCGTCTACCAGTTCCCGCAGTTCGTGGAGCGGCTCATCCTCGTCGGCGCGGGCGGGGTCACCCACGATGTCAACATCGCGTTGCGCGCGGCGTCGCTGCCGATCGGCGCGGGCATGCTGACAATGCTGCGGGTGCCCGGCGTGGTGCCCGCGCTGCACGCCGTCGGCGCGCTGGCCGGTCCGCTGCTCGGTCACACCGGGTTGGGCCGAGACCTGCCCGACACGTTGCGCATCCTCAGCGACCTGCCCGAGCCGCGGGCGTCCTCGGCGTTCACCCGCACCTTGCGCGCGGTGGTCGACTGGCGCGGCCAGGTGGTGACCATGCTGGACCGCTGTTATCTCACCGAATCCATTCCGGTGCAGTTGATCTGGGGCCGACAGGATTCGGTCATCCCGGTCTCGCACGCCCGGATGGCGCACGCGGCGATGCCCGGATCGCGGCTGGAGATCTTCTCCCGCTCCGGGCATTTCCCATTTCACGACGACCCCGCCCGGTTCATCGCGGTGGTGCGCAGCTTCATCGAGGAGACCGAACCGTCGGTCTACGACCAGCAGCAACTGCGCCAATTGTTGCGCGCCGGCGCCGATTCCGACGATCTGACCGGTTCCGCGGCCACCCGGGCCGCGGTGCTCGACGCGCTCGACCACGAGCAACGCAGCGCCACCTGA
- a CDS encoding PhzF family phenazine biosynthesis protein: protein MSIDVTVLRVFTDATGNYGNPLGVVDAAAVAPDDRQRLATELGYSETIFVDLPEPGSANAHAQIFTPAAEIEFAGHPTVGLAWQLREWGRPVRTLRVPAGLVQIDYQAGADGSMTSVTARADWAPEFAIYDLADEQDVLDADPAEYSDDIAHYLWAWTDKESGALRSRAFVGSLGVPEDEATGAAAVRMTEYLSRDLSITQGKGSQIHTVWSPDGWVQVAGRVVPDGHRTVG, encoded by the coding sequence ATGAGCATCGATGTCACGGTGCTTCGGGTCTTCACCGATGCCACCGGCAATTACGGAAACCCACTGGGGGTGGTCGACGCCGCCGCCGTCGCCCCGGATGACCGCCAGCGGCTGGCCACCGAACTCGGTTACAGCGAAACCATTTTCGTGGATCTGCCCGAGCCCGGATCGGCCAACGCGCACGCGCAGATCTTCACCCCCGCCGCCGAGATCGAGTTCGCCGGCCATCCCACCGTCGGCTTGGCCTGGCAATTGCGCGAATGGGGCCGCCCGGTGCGGACGCTGCGCGTCCCCGCCGGTCTGGTGCAGATCGACTACCAGGCTGGCGCCGACGGCTCGATGACCTCGGTGACCGCGCGCGCGGACTGGGCGCCGGAGTTCGCGATATACGACCTGGCCGATGAACAGGATGTGCTCGACGCCGACCCGGCCGAGTATTCCGACGACATCGCGCACTACCTGTGGGCCTGGACCGACAAGGAGTCCGGCGCGCTACGGTCACGGGCGTTCGTCGGCTCGCTCGGCGTGCCCGAGGACGAGGCGACTGGCGCGGCGGCGGTCCGGATGACGGAGTACCTCAGCCGGGACCTGTCGATCACGCAGGGCAAGGGTTCTCAGATCCACACGGTGTGGAGTCCGGACGGGTGGGTGCAGGTCGCCGGGCGCGTCGTGCCCGACGGCCACCGCACGGTGGGCTAG
- the nrdR gene encoding transcriptional regulator NrdR: protein MHCPFCRHPDSRVVDSRETDEGQAIRRRRSCPECGRRFTTVETAVLAVVKRSGVTEPFSREKVIKGVRRACQGRDVDDDALNVLAQSVEDTVRAAGTPEVPSHEVGLAILGPLRELDEVAYLRFASVYRSFDSAADFEREIEDMRRRRAQRTSEVGS from the coding sequence GTGCACTGCCCGTTTTGCAGGCATCCCGACTCCCGCGTGGTGGACTCCCGGGAAACCGATGAGGGCCAGGCCATCCGCCGCCGCCGCTCCTGCCCGGAATGCGGCCGCCGTTTCACCACCGTCGAGACCGCCGTGCTGGCCGTCGTCAAACGCAGCGGCGTCACCGAGCCGTTCAGCCGGGAGAAGGTCATCAAGGGCGTGCGACGGGCCTGCCAGGGCCGTGACGTCGACGACGACGCGCTGAATGTGCTGGCCCAGAGCGTCGAGGACACCGTGCGGGCCGCCGGCACCCCGGAAGTGCCCAGCCACGAGGTCGGCCTGGCCATCCTGGGCCCGCTGCGCGAACTCGACGAGGTCGCCTACCTCCGGTTCGCCTCGGTGTACCGGTCCTTCGACTCGGCCGCGGACTTCGAGCGCGAGATCGAGGATATGCGCCGCCGCCGGGCGCAGCGCACGTCCGAGGTGGGTTCCTAG